A single genomic interval of Methylobacterium bullatum harbors:
- the yfiR gene encoding putative HTH-type transcriptional regulator YfiR, translated as MSTLTKSVPKPSQAFTTRQEGILDAAETCFVRNGFHRSTMQDIAREASMSSPNIYRYFVSKEAVLLAMAERERRRAADRIAQFEEAGDKRAALFSTIAYYHLEIPREGAVLRVELWSEATRNSEIEAILREREEQSSAWFIATLAALATSPNCDPVALYGAISALLKGIIVNKAVFPAFDIDPALAQLHALLDAGLAGNLPVQPCRNRTAP; from the coding sequence ATGAGCACTCTTACCAAGTCCGTCCCGAAGCCCTCGCAGGCATTCACTACTCGTCAAGAGGGCATCCTGGACGCGGCCGAGACTTGCTTCGTACGCAACGGCTTCCACCGTTCGACCATGCAGGACATCGCCCGCGAGGCGTCGATGAGCTCGCCCAACATCTACCGCTATTTCGTCTCGAAGGAGGCCGTGCTCCTCGCGATGGCCGAGCGCGAGCGGCGCCGGGCTGCGGACCGTATCGCCCAGTTCGAGGAAGCTGGCGACAAGCGCGCCGCCCTCTTCAGCACAATTGCCTACTACCACCTTGAGATCCCACGCGAGGGTGCCGTGCTGCGCGTCGAACTCTGGTCGGAGGCCACCCGCAACAGCGAGATCGAGGCTATCCTGCGCGAGCGCGAGGAACAGAGTTCGGCCTGGTTCATCGCAACCCTTGCCGCCCTCGCCACCTCGCCCAATTGCGACCCAGTCGCGCTCTACGGCGCGATTAGCGCGCTGCTGAAGGGCATCATCGTCAACAAGGCTGTGTTCCCCGCCTTCGACATCGACCCAGCCCTCGCTCAGCTTCATGCCCTCCTCGATGCGGGCTTGGCTGGCAATCTTCCAGTCCAGCCCTGCCGGAACCGCACCGCTCCCTGA
- the tnpR gene encoding Transposon gamma-delta resolvase yields MARIGYARVSTLDQDLEGQVARLKAEGCGVIRSEKVSGGSRDGRAELATVLEFLRPGDELMVTRLDRLGRDTRDVLNLIHEAEQRGAHVTVLDPHVSTRGEMGHVVLTVLGMVAQMERRFIKERQREGIERTKGSGIYAGGKRRLDRDRIMTLSKAGNGAAAIAAALGCSRMQVYRVLRGS; encoded by the coding sequence ATGGCCCGTATTGGTTACGCCCGCGTCAGCACCCTTGATCAGGACCTCGAAGGGCAGGTCGCCCGGCTGAAGGCCGAAGGCTGCGGGGTCATTCGTTCAGAGAAGGTCTCCGGTGGAAGCCGTGACGGTCGGGCTGAATTGGCGACCGTGTTGGAGTTTCTGCGGCCCGGCGATGAACTGATGGTCACTCGCCTCGACCGGCTCGGCCGCGATACCCGAGATGTCCTCAACCTCATTCACGAGGCGGAGCAGCGCGGCGCCCACGTCACCGTGCTCGACCCGCACGTCTCGACCCGAGGCGAAATGGGTCACGTCGTTCTGACGGTGCTCGGCATGGTTGCCCAAATGGAGCGACGGTTCATCAAGGAGCGCCAGCGAGAAGGCATAGAGCGCACGAAGGGCAGTGGCATTTACGCCGGCGGTAAGCGCCGTCTCGACCGCGACCGGATCATGACGTTGTCGAAGGCCGGCAATGGGGCCGCTGCGATTGCCGCCGCCTTGGGCTGCTCCCGCATGCAGGTTTATCGGGTGCTACGAGGGTCCTGA
- the pitA_1 gene encoding Low-affinity inorganic phosphate transporter 1 — MSDAIAAPTGLPQSAIAPAAGPKLDHGIHPGGVIAFLLVLVAGLAYALYSLVTDMNAVGQSPLAIGAFVLLGLALLIALAFEFVNGFHDTANAVATVIYTHSMPPLVAVIWSGAFNFLGVMLSSGAVAYAIVTLLPVELILQVGSSAGYAMIFALLIAAILWNLGTWAFGLPNSSSHALIGSVIGVGLANQLMAPEGQATSGVDWAQALGVFKALLFSPVIGFIAAALLLLALKFTVRRKDLYEAPKGETPPPLWIRSLLILTCTLVSFFHGGNDGQKGMGLIMLILIGAAPTAYALNRTMSDDTTPAFIQTSQNASMVFASHAGNAPKPDAAEARKQVSEALKSKDLNQPAVYGALAALSTDIADNVKAYGAIKQVPAAATSNLRNDMYLAADAIRLLPKNGATFSEAEAGTLKAYTGLLNDGTRYIPTWVKVCVALALGLGTMVGWKRIVVTVGEKIGKTHLTYAQGASAEMVAAGTIGLAELYGLPVSTTHILSSGVAGTMAANGSGLQMSTVRNMALAWVLTLPAAITLAGVLFFILRHVF, encoded by the coding sequence ATGTCCGACGCTATTGCTGCTCCGACTGGCTTGCCACAGAGCGCCATTGCGCCCGCCGCTGGGCCGAAGCTCGACCACGGCATTCATCCGGGCGGCGTCATCGCCTTCCTGCTCGTCCTGGTCGCCGGATTGGCCTACGCGCTCTACAGCCTCGTGACCGACATGAACGCCGTGGGGCAGTCGCCCCTCGCCATCGGTGCCTTCGTGCTGCTCGGCTTGGCCCTGCTCATCGCCCTGGCCTTCGAGTTCGTGAACGGGTTCCACGACACTGCCAACGCTGTGGCCACCGTGATCTACACCCACTCGATGCCGCCGCTCGTCGCAGTGATTTGGTCGGGCGCCTTCAACTTCCTCGGTGTCATGCTGTCGTCCGGTGCGGTCGCCTATGCCATCGTCACCTTGCTGCCGGTGGAACTGATCCTGCAGGTCGGGTCATCGGCCGGTTACGCCATGATCTTCGCGCTGCTCATCGCCGCGATCCTCTGGAATCTGGGCACCTGGGCTTTCGGCCTGCCGAACTCGTCGTCCCACGCACTGATCGGATCGGTCATCGGCGTCGGCCTCGCCAACCAGTTGATGGCCCCCGAGGGACAGGCAACCTCGGGCGTTGACTGGGCGCAGGCCCTGGGCGTGTTCAAGGCGCTGCTGTTCAGCCCCGTCATCGGGTTTATCGCCGCCGCCCTGCTGCTCCTGGCCCTCAAATTCACGGTGCGTAGGAAGGATCTCTACGAGGCCCCCAAGGGCGAAACCCCGCCGCCTTTGTGGATCCGCAGCCTGCTAATCCTGACCTGTACCCTCGTGTCGTTCTTCCATGGCGGCAACGACGGCCAGAAGGGCATGGGCCTGATCATGCTCATTCTCATCGGCGCGGCCCCCACTGCCTACGCCCTCAACCGCACGATGTCGGACGACACCACCCCGGCCTTCATCCAGACCTCCCAGAACGCCAGCATGGTCTTCGCGAGCCATGCCGGGAACGCGCCGAAGCCCGATGCCGCCGAGGCCCGCAAGCAGGTCTCGGAAGCTCTCAAGTCCAAGGACCTGAACCAGCCTGCCGTGTATGGGGCCCTCGCCGCGCTCTCCACCGACATCGCCGATAACGTGAAGGCCTACGGCGCCATCAAGCAGGTGCCGGCTGCGGCGACGTCGAACCTGCGCAACGACATGTATCTCGCCGCCGACGCGATCCGGCTCCTGCCGAAGAACGGCGCGACATTCTCGGAAGCCGAGGCCGGTACCCTGAAGGCCTATACCGGCCTCCTCAACGACGGGACCCGCTACATCCCGACTTGGGTCAAGGTCTGTGTCGCCTTGGCCCTCGGCCTTGGCACCATGGTCGGCTGGAAGCGCATCGTCGTCACCGTAGGCGAGAAGATCGGCAAGACCCATCTCACCTACGCCCAGGGTGCCTCCGCCGAGATGGTCGCCGCCGGCACCATCGGCCTCGCCGAGCTCTACGGCCTGCCGGTCTCGACCACACACATCCTATCGAGCGGCGTCGCCGGCACCATGGCGGCCAACGGCTCGGGCCTTCAGATGTCCACCGTCCGCAATATGGCATTGGCCTGGGTGCTGACCCTGCCGGCCGCCATCACCCTGGCGGGCGTCCTCTTCTTCATCCTACGGCACGTGTTCTGA
- the polC gene encoding DNA polymerase III PolC-type, with protein MFLDVETTGLDPKLDEVIELAIAPFDYDIDGRIVNIGPELHQLNQPIGHIPSDISAMTGLTGVTVAGHRLDIDAIDAFVDCADIIIAHNAAFDRPFAERLSPVFASKAWGCTMCDVPWKDEGVEGRRLSDLLASFRYFFDAHRALDDCWAGIGLLTMTLPRSGVLVLNRLLETVRRPTWRIFAEGAPFEAKDALKGRGYKWNSNRVIGPRSWWKDIDAAVIEEERAYLCSKIYKRDVNLAMFEVTAFQRYSTRLC; from the coding sequence ATGTTCTTGGATGTGGAGACTACAGGTCTTGACCCTAAACTTGATGAGGTCATTGAGCTTGCGATTGCGCCGTTTGATTACGATATCGATGGACGGATCGTGAATATTGGGCCGGAACTTCATCAGTTGAATCAACCTATAGGACATATTCCTTCCGATATATCAGCGATGACCGGTCTAACGGGTGTAACTGTAGCGGGTCATAGGCTTGATATTGACGCTATAGATGCATTTGTTGATTGCGCAGATATTATCATTGCTCACAATGCTGCTTTTGATCGGCCTTTTGCCGAGCGTCTATCTCCGGTCTTTGCATCAAAGGCGTGGGGCTGTACGATGTGTGATGTGCCGTGGAAGGACGAGGGGGTCGAAGGGCGAAGATTATCAGATCTTCTCGCCAGTTTTCGTTATTTTTTCGATGCACATAGGGCCCTCGATGACTGTTGGGCCGGCATTGGGCTCCTCACGATGACGTTACCGCGGAGCGGCGTTCTCGTTCTTAACCGACTGCTAGAAACTGTGCGGCGCCCAACGTGGCGAATTTTTGCCGAAGGTGCTCCATTCGAGGCCAAAGATGCACTGAAGGGGCGAGGGTATAAATGGAATTCCAATCGAGTGATTGGACCTAGATCCTGGTGGAAAGACATTGATGCGGCAGTGATTGAGGAAGAACGTGCATATCTTTGTTCAAAGATTTATAAGCGAGACGTGAATCTTGCCATGTTTGAAGTTACCGCTTTTCAGCGCTACTCGACACGATTGTGCTAA